The Armatimonadota bacterium genome includes a window with the following:
- a CDS encoding MogA/MoaB family molybdenum cofactor biosynthesis protein produces MESSSVRNHRETAPLSVGCAVLTISDTRTPQTDTGGNLLVEMLTAHGHRVVRRGIVPDEREAIRGWIEAAAEDPEVQAILTTGGTGIAPRDVTHEVVAELVEKRLEGFGELFRVLSYQEVGPAAMLSRAIGGVYRRKILLSMPGSPHGVRLAMEKLVLPELGHLVREAGRPG; encoded by the coding sequence ATGGAGTCTTCCAGCGTGCGAAACCACCGGGAGACCGCCCCCCTCTCCGTGGGGTGCGCGGTCCTCACCATCAGCGACACCCGGACCCCCCAGACCGACACGGGCGGAAACCTCCTGGTGGAGATGCTGACCGCCCACGGCCACCGGGTGGTGCGCAGGGGGATCGTGCCCGACGAGCGGGAAGCCATCCGGGGGTGGATCGAGGCGGCAGCCGAGGATCCGGAGGTGCAGGCCATCCTCACCACGGGAGGGACCGGCATCGCACCCCGGGACGTGACCCATGAGGTGGTGGCCGAGCTCGTGGAGAAGCGCCTGGAAGGATTCGGGGAGCTGTTCCGGGTGCTCTCCTACCAGGAGGTCGGGCCCGCGGCCATGCTGAGCCGGGCCATCGGAGGCGTGTACCGGAGAAAGATCCTCCTCAGCATGCCCGGCTCCCCGCACGGGGTGCGCTTGGCCATGGAGAAGCTGGTCCTCCCGGAGCTGGGGCACTTGGTGCGGGAGGCCGGCCGACCCGGATGA
- a CDS encoding transcriptional repressor, translating to MRNRPPHRLTPQRRAVLRALEELGCAQDVDAIHARARQFLPRIGRVTVYRTLDLLQAQGLVETLHLGDGRTRYELVRAHHHHLICLRCGRLEPFEGCNVAALARVARTRGFRVTGHRLELVGYCAGCQEPEGIP from the coding sequence GTGCGGAACCGGCCGCCCCACCGCCTCACCCCGCAGCGCCGGGCCGTGCTCCGGGCCCTGGAGGAACTGGGGTGCGCGCAGGACGTGGACGCCATCCACGCCCGCGCCCGTCAGTTCCTGCCCCGGATCGGCCGGGTCACCGTGTACCGCACCCTGGACCTGCTCCAGGCCCAAGGACTCGTGGAGACCCTGCACCTGGGAGACGGCCGAACCCGGTACGAGCTCGTCCGCGCGCACCACCACCACCTCATCTGCCTGCGGTGCGGGAGGCTGGAACCCTTCGAGGGATGCAACGTGGCGGCCCTGGCGCGGGTCGCCCGGACCCGCGGGTTCCGGGTCACCGGACACCGGCTTGAGCTCGTGGGCTACTGCGCCGGCTGTCAGGAGCCGGAGGGGATCCCGTGA
- a CDS encoding zinc ABC transporter substrate-binding protein: protein MRRILLLALPLLLLGAVEAAGPQRPLAVATFYPLYEFTRRVAAGRFGVRQLVPAGMEVHHYEPTPRDLLLLRRTRVLFYNGAGLEPWVEKLRPELPKDVLLVNTTEGLPLLRPRPGAAVDPHVWLDPVLAQEQVERIRAGLSRADPEGSEVYRRNARRIRAELAALHERFRERLRRCRTRTFITAHAAFGYLARRYGLEMIPITGLAPEAEPSPAKIREVVRLARRYGVRVVYFESPPTRRIAEAIAREVGAHTAVLHPLETLHPEEQNRGRTYFTVMAENLRQLAHGLECR, encoded by the coding sequence GTGAGGCGCATCCTTCTCCTCGCACTTCCCCTGCTCCTCCTCGGGGCGGTGGAGGCCGCGGGCCCGCAGAGGCCCCTCGCCGTGGCCACCTTCTATCCCCTCTACGAGTTCACCCGGCGCGTGGCCGCCGGCCGCTTCGGGGTGCGGCAGCTCGTCCCCGCGGGGATGGAGGTACACCATTACGAGCCTACGCCCCGGGATCTCCTTCTCCTCCGTCGGACTCGGGTGCTCTTCTACAACGGGGCCGGGCTGGAGCCGTGGGTCGAAAAGCTCCGGCCTGAACTCCCCAAGGACGTGCTGCTGGTCAATACCACGGAGGGTCTGCCGCTCCTGCGGCCCCGACCCGGAGCGGCCGTGGATCCGCACGTGTGGCTCGACCCCGTACTGGCGCAGGAGCAGGTGGAGCGAATCCGGGCAGGCCTTTCCCGGGCGGATCCGGAGGGCTCGGAGGTCTACCGGCGCAACGCACGGCGGATCCGGGCCGAGCTCGCCGCCCTCCACGAGAGATTTCGGGAGCGCTTGAGAAGATGCCGCACCCGGACCTTCATCACCGCACACGCGGCTTTCGGGTATCTGGCCCGGCGGTACGGGCTCGAGATGATCCCCATCACGGGACTCGCGCCGGAGGCGGAACCCTCCCCGGCGAAGATCCGGGAGGTGGTGCGGCTGGCCCGACGGTACGGCGTGCGCGTGGTCTACTTCGAGTCCCCCCCCACCCGCCGGATCGCGGAGGCCATCGCCCGGGAAGTGGGGGCCCACACCGCGGTGTTGCACCCTCTCGAGACCCTCCATCCGGAAGAGCAGAACCGGGGACGGACGTACTTCACCGTGATGGCGGAGAACCTCCGCCAGCTGGCCCATGGACTGGAGTGCCGCTAG
- a CDS encoding metal ABC transporter ATP-binding protein, producing the protein MELHRVCVDRDGERVLEDVDLVVHRGDFLGIIGPNGAGKTTLLRVMLGLVRPSRGSVRLFGIDLRSFRDWPRVGYVPQRSVPYEGRLPATVREVVLSGRVGRVGMGHRFTKVDEEAAERALGIVGMERYRDRPVTQLSAGQQQRVQIARALATEPELLILDEPTVGVDVEAQERFYGLLHRLNGEGVTLVLVSHDIGVVAREVTRLACLNRRLFFHGSPQEALRSGALEQLYPAGSWLVAHRH; encoded by the coding sequence GTGGAGCTCCACCGCGTGTGCGTGGACCGGGACGGCGAGCGCGTCCTGGAGGACGTGGACCTGGTGGTGCACCGGGGGGACTTCCTGGGGATCATCGGCCCGAACGGGGCGGGCAAGACCACCCTGCTGCGGGTGATGCTGGGGCTGGTGCGTCCCAGCCGCGGGTCCGTGCGGCTGTTCGGAATCGACCTCCGGTCCTTCCGAGACTGGCCCCGCGTGGGCTACGTGCCCCAACGGTCCGTGCCGTACGAAGGGCGCCTGCCCGCCACGGTGCGGGAGGTGGTGCTGAGCGGCCGGGTGGGACGGGTGGGGATGGGGCATCGGTTCACGAAGGTGGACGAGGAGGCCGCGGAGCGGGCTCTGGGGATCGTGGGGATGGAGCGGTACCGGGACCGGCCCGTGACCCAGCTCTCCGCAGGCCAGCAGCAGCGGGTGCAGATTGCCCGGGCCCTCGCCACGGAGCCCGAGCTCCTGATCCTGGATGAGCCTACGGTGGGCGTGGACGTGGAGGCGCAGGAGCGGTTCTACGGGCTCCTGCACCGGCTGAACGGGGAAGGCGTCACCCTGGTGCTCGTCTCCCACGACATCGGCGTGGTGGCCCGGGAGGTGACCCGGCTCGCATGCCTGAACCGCCGCCTCTTCTTCCACGGAAGCCCCCAGGAAGCCCTCCGATCCGGGGCCCTGGAGCAGCTGTACCCGGCGGGAAGCTGGCTTGTGGCGCACCGGCACTAG
- a CDS encoding metal ABC transporter permease, with protein sequence MWRTGTSMLEILSYGFMQRALAAGAVVGVVAPLMGVFLVLRRLSLIADTLSHTALAGVALALLLDADPLWGALGVALLAAMGIERLRARGKIPGEAVLAVFLSAGYAVATVLLSLGGGFTPDLFTYLFGALTAVQPRDLWLMVPLGGTVLGAVGLLYKELLAITLDEEASRTQGIAVDALNLLFSAIVAVTVVVSVRVVGILLTGSLLALPPLAALRLARSFRATLGLAVAFGLTSVLLGLVASFYLNIAPSGAVVLIALGLFAGSTRLARG encoded by the coding sequence TTGTGGCGCACCGGCACTAGCATGCTGGAGATCCTGAGCTACGGGTTTATGCAGCGGGCGCTCGCCGCGGGCGCGGTGGTGGGGGTGGTGGCGCCCCTGATGGGCGTGTTCCTGGTGTTGCGACGGCTGAGCCTCATCGCGGATACCCTCTCCCACACCGCCCTCGCGGGCGTCGCCCTGGCCCTCCTCCTCGACGCCGATCCCCTCTGGGGAGCCCTCGGGGTAGCTCTGCTGGCCGCGATGGGCATCGAGCGGCTGCGCGCCCGGGGGAAGATCCCCGGGGAGGCGGTCCTCGCGGTGTTCCTCTCCGCGGGCTACGCGGTGGCAACCGTCCTCCTCAGCCTGGGTGGAGGGTTTACCCCGGACCTCTTCACGTACCTCTTCGGCGCCCTCACGGCAGTCCAGCCCCGGGATCTCTGGCTCATGGTGCCCTTAGGCGGAACCGTGCTGGGAGCCGTGGGACTCCTGTACAAGGAGCTGCTCGCCATCACCCTGGACGAGGAGGCAAGCCGCACGCAGGGGATCGCCGTGGACGCTCTCAACCTCCTGTTCAGCGCCATCGTGGCCGTCACGGTGGTGGTCTCCGTGCGGGTGGTGGGGATCCTGCTCACCGGGTCCCTGCTCGCTCTCCCGCCGCTCGCGGCCCTGAGGCTGGCCCGCAGCTTCCGGGCCACGCTGGGCCTTGCGGTCGCGTTCGGCCTCACGTCCGTTTTGCTGGGGCTCGTGGCAAGCTTCTATCTGAACATCGCCCCCAGCGGTGCGGTGGTCCTCATCGCGCTGGGGTTGTTCGCGGGAAGCACCCGATTGGCCCGCGGATAG
- a CDS encoding DUF488 domain-containing protein: MARSAACERPRTIHTVGHSTRPLAVFIALLEAHRIHVLVDVRRWPTSRRFPHFRGEALSEALHRRGIGYVWRGDLGGYRRPEPGSVNTGWKVGSFRAYADFMLTEAFEHIFQELEALAGRHRLCLMCAEASPWRCHRQLLSDAFLVRGWDVRHITDRGCEPHRLPKFARVEGTRILYPVPD, from the coding sequence ATGGCTCGCTCCGCGGCCTGCGAACGTCCCCGCACGATCCACACCGTCGGCCACTCCACCCGCCCCCTTGCGGTCTTCATCGCCCTCCTGGAGGCCCACCGGATCCACGTCCTGGTGGACGTGCGGCGGTGGCCCACCTCCCGGCGGTTCCCCCATTTCCGGGGAGAGGCGCTCTCGGAGGCCCTGCATCGCCGGGGCATCGGGTACGTGTGGCGGGGGGACCTGGGTGGCTACCGCAGGCCCGAACCGGGTTCCGTGAACACGGGCTGGAAAGTGGGGTCTTTCCGGGCCTACGCGGACTTCATGCTCACGGAGGCCTTCGAGCACATCTTCCAGGAGCTGGAGGCCCTGGCGGGCCGGCACCGCCTCTGTCTCATGTGCGCGGAGGCCAGCCCGTGGCGGTGCCACCGGCAGCTGTTGAGCGACGCGTTCCTGGTGCGCGGCTGGGACGTCCGCCACATCACGGACCGAGGGTGCGAACCTCACCGCCTGCCGAAGTTCGCCCGGGTGGAGGGCACCCGGATCCTCTACCCGGTCCCGGATTAG
- a CDS encoding YceI family protein: MRVSIPIGLLVLAVVTAAEAIPPLPAGLFVLAPEESRITFFVQDNRGGFTGYAREMEGRALIRQVQEWVYGAEVQVRVPARSLTTGLGLRDAQMHRGHLHPDRFPVIAFTGTVHAAGVRIASEFPAEVRGLLLLHGREREMAFPARIIPLPDGFRGRGEFVVRMSEYGIPIPRFLIFVAEDPVRVTVDLVFRRSSP, translated from the coding sequence ATGCGGGTCAGCATCCCGATCGGCCTCCTCGTGCTCGCGGTGGTGACGGCGGCGGAGGCGATTCCTCCACTCCCCGCGGGCCTGTTCGTGCTGGCCCCGGAGGAAAGTCGGATCACCTTCTTCGTCCAGGACAACCGGGGCGGGTTTACCGGGTATGCCCGGGAGATGGAGGGGAGGGCCCTCATTCGGCAGGTCCAGGAGTGGGTCTATGGGGCGGAGGTTCAGGTGCGGGTACCCGCGCGATCTCTGACCACGGGACTCGGCCTGCGGGATGCCCAGATGCACCGGGGGCACCTGCACCCGGATCGGTTCCCGGTGATCGCCTTCACGGGAACGGTCCATGCGGCAGGAGTGCGGATCGCCTCCGAGTTCCCCGCGGAAGTCCGGGGGCTCCTCCTCCTGCACGGGAGGGAGCGGGAGATGGCATTTCCGGCCCGCATCATCCCGCTCCCGGACGGGTTCCGCGGCCGGGGAGAATTCGTGGTCCGCATGAGCGAGTACGGAATCCCCATCCCGCGGTTTCTGATCTTCGTGGCGGAGGATCCCGTGCGGGTGACGGTGGACCTGGTCTTCCGGCGCTCCAGCCCCTAA
- the thiC gene encoding phosphomethylpyrimidine synthase ThiC: MATQMELARQGRITEAMAYVAEAEGVPPEEIREKVAAGLVVIPANPHHRTLTRYTGIGKGLSVKVNANLGTSYDYVNPEEELEKLRLALAAGADAVMDLSTGGDLPAIRKALLERCPVPLGTVPIYEAEFEAARKRGSFFHMTVDDLFATIERHGREGVDFITVHCGVTRQALERYMRTERVTGIVSRGGGLIAAWMLHNGAENPLYQYYDRLLEIARTYDMTLSLGDGLRPGCLADDLDRPQVEELIVLGELVERARRAGVQTMVEGPGHVPLNEIATNVQLEKKLCREAPFYVLGMLPVDTAAGFDHIAGAIGGAVAGMYGVDMLCYLTPAEHLALPTPQQVYEGVVAFKIAAHVADVARGNPRAVERNRRMSEARYRLDWEAQFRLALYPEVARRIFAERNSQTRACSMCGPFCPMNLVEHVVRRARGAELPAVSSA, from the coding sequence ATGGCGACCCAGATGGAGCTCGCCCGCCAGGGCAGGATCACGGAAGCCATGGCCTACGTCGCGGAGGCGGAGGGAGTCCCGCCGGAGGAGATCCGGGAAAAGGTGGCCGCAGGCCTCGTGGTCATCCCCGCCAACCCGCACCACCGCACCCTGACCCGTTACACGGGCATCGGCAAGGGGCTGTCCGTGAAGGTCAACGCCAACCTGGGAACCTCCTACGACTACGTGAACCCGGAGGAAGAGCTGGAGAAGCTGCGGCTTGCCCTGGCGGCAGGAGCCGATGCCGTCATGGACCTCTCCACGGGCGGGGATCTCCCGGCCATCCGCAAAGCCCTCCTGGAACGCTGCCCGGTTCCCCTGGGTACGGTCCCCATCTACGAGGCGGAGTTCGAGGCCGCCCGCAAGCGGGGATCCTTCTTCCACATGACCGTCGACGACCTGTTTGCCACCATCGAACGTCACGGACGGGAGGGCGTGGACTTCATCACCGTGCACTGCGGGGTGACCCGGCAGGCCCTGGAGCGGTACATGCGGACGGAGCGGGTCACGGGGATCGTGTCCCGGGGTGGGGGGTTGATCGCCGCCTGGATGCTCCACAACGGGGCGGAAAATCCCCTCTACCAGTACTACGACCGTCTGCTGGAGATCGCCCGAACGTACGACATGACCCTGAGCCTCGGGGACGGGCTGCGGCCCGGGTGCCTGGCGGACGACCTCGATCGACCCCAGGTGGAGGAGCTCATCGTGCTGGGGGAGCTGGTGGAACGGGCCCGGCGGGCCGGCGTCCAGACCATGGTGGAGGGGCCCGGGCACGTGCCCCTGAACGAGATTGCCACGAACGTGCAGCTGGAAAAGAAGCTGTGCCGGGAAGCGCCCTTCTACGTGCTGGGCATGCTCCCCGTGGACACCGCGGCAGGCTTCGACCACATCGCGGGCGCCATCGGCGGCGCGGTGGCGGGCATGTACGGGGTAGACATGCTGTGCTACCTAACCCCCGCGGAGCATCTGGCGCTGCCGACCCCGCAGCAGGTCTACGAGGGGGTGGTGGCCTTCAAGATCGCCGCGCACGTCGCGGATGTGGCCCGCGGGAATCCCCGGGCCGTGGAGCGCAACCGCCGCATGTCGGAGGCCCGCTACCGGCTCGACTGGGAAGCGCAGTTCCGGCTGGCCCTCTACCCGGAGGTGGCCCGGCGCATCTTTGCCGAGCGGAACTCGCAGACCCGGGCCTGCTCCATGTGCGGGCCGTTCTGTCCCATGAATCTGGTGGAGCACGTGGTCCGGCGAGCCCGGGGGGCAGAACTCCCCGCGGTCTCCTCCGCCTAG
- a CDS encoding sodium-translocating pyrophosphatase, which produces MSEAKIVLPPFSGTELALLWAVLGSAFLALLYGAYLRARVLRADPGPESMVSVARAIQEGAYAYLSRQFRTMAWFIVLLTVGLYLLYLPIYRDKPVLAVGVAGAFLMGCLASYGAGYVGMTSAVQGNVRVANAARRSFKEALELAFQAGTISGMFTVGLGLLGAVIIFMLFREDAMRVLVGFGFGGSLVAAFMRVGGGIYTKAADVGADLVGKVEVGIPEDDPRNAAVIADNVGDNVGDCAGMAADVFESYEVTLVAAIILGAATLLDPVFRARFPDEASAQAFALKLILFPLLVRAVGVFASVVGTWVVRGSDEEVGDPMKPISRGFWTAALLATVGFGAITHAYLGDWRFFWATFMGIVLAVVIERITDYYTHTDRPPVTEIAYASKTGSATLLLTGLGLGMESSVWSIVAIGATILASFAIFGGDLALSAYGIALAGLGLLTTTGFILAEDTYGPIVDNANGIFEMSGVERGDSLAGRIVARLDQVGNTTKALTKGFAIATAVVAATALFRSYIDEARLLADPAELQRAVQAGGQGLLAALERVGIQVNLPLVFIGLLIGGAVPFLVSAFLVRAVGRSAFQVVEEVRRQFREIPGLLEGRARPEYSRCVDIVTAAAQRELLPSALVAISAPVLVGFGLGAGALGGYLAGAILTAQLLAVFMANTGGAWDNAKKKIEDGYLGGKGTEYHKAAVVGDTVGDPLKDTAGPALNPIIKVMNLVAILIAPLVIGDLPGVARGAVVVAALVVIALAVWMSKRGALVQRTGAVPVPELGK; this is translated from the coding sequence ATGTCCGAAGCCAAGATCGTCCTCCCGCCCTTCTCGGGCACCGAGCTGGCCCTTCTGTGGGCGGTGCTGGGGTCCGCCTTCCTGGCGCTCCTGTACGGAGCCTACCTCCGGGCCCGTGTGCTGCGGGCGGATCCCGGTCCGGAGTCCATGGTCTCCGTGGCCCGCGCCATCCAGGAAGGGGCGTACGCGTACCTCAGCCGGCAGTTCCGCACCATGGCCTGGTTCATCGTCCTCCTGACCGTGGGGCTGTACCTCCTCTACCTTCCGATCTACCGGGATAAACCCGTCCTGGCGGTGGGCGTGGCGGGTGCCTTCCTCATGGGATGCCTGGCGTCCTACGGCGCGGGGTATGTGGGGATGACCTCCGCGGTTCAGGGCAACGTGCGGGTCGCGAACGCCGCCCGCCGCTCCTTCAAGGAGGCCTTGGAGCTGGCGTTCCAGGCAGGGACCATCTCCGGGATGTTCACGGTCGGGTTGGGGCTTCTTGGAGCCGTGATCATCTTCATGCTCTTCCGAGAGGACGCCATGCGGGTCCTCGTGGGATTCGGGTTCGGCGGGTCGCTGGTGGCCGCCTTCATGCGGGTGGGAGGCGGGATCTACACGAAGGCCGCGGATGTGGGTGCGGATCTGGTGGGGAAGGTGGAGGTGGGCATTCCGGAGGACGATCCCCGCAACGCGGCCGTCATCGCGGACAATGTGGGCGACAACGTGGGCGACTGCGCGGGAATGGCCGCGGACGTCTTCGAGTCCTACGAGGTGACCCTCGTGGCCGCCATCATCCTCGGGGCGGCCACCCTTCTGGATCCCGTGTTCCGGGCCCGGTTCCCGGACGAGGCATCGGCCCAGGCCTTCGCCCTCAAGCTCATCCTCTTCCCGCTCCTCGTGCGGGCCGTCGGCGTGTTCGCCTCCGTGGTGGGAACCTGGGTGGTGCGGGGCTCCGACGAGGAGGTGGGGGATCCCATGAAGCCCATCAGCCGGGGCTTCTGGACCGCCGCCCTCCTCGCCACGGTGGGATTCGGGGCCATCACCCATGCCTACCTGGGAGACTGGCGGTTCTTCTGGGCCACCTTCATGGGGATCGTGCTCGCGGTGGTCATCGAGCGCATCACGGACTACTACACGCACACGGATCGTCCGCCCGTCACGGAGATCGCCTACGCCAGCAAGACCGGATCCGCCACGCTCCTGCTGACGGGGTTGGGGCTGGGAATGGAGAGCAGCGTGTGGTCCATCGTGGCCATCGGGGCCACCATCCTGGCGTCCTTCGCCATCTTCGGGGGAGACCTGGCGCTCTCCGCCTACGGGATCGCGCTGGCGGGGCTCGGGCTGTTGACCACCACGGGCTTCATCCTCGCGGAGGACACCTACGGGCCCATCGTGGACAACGCGAACGGGATCTTCGAGATGTCCGGGGTGGAACGGGGGGACTCGCTCGCGGGCCGGATCGTGGCGCGCCTGGATCAGGTGGGCAACACCACCAAGGCCCTCACCAAGGGCTTCGCCATCGCCACCGCGGTGGTGGCGGCCACGGCCCTGTTCCGCTCGTACATCGACGAGGCGAGGCTATTGGCGGATCCCGCAGAGCTGCAGCGCGCGGTACAAGCGGGAGGACAGGGCCTCCTCGCGGCCCTGGAGCGGGTCGGCATCCAGGTGAACCTGCCCCTCGTGTTCATCGGACTGTTGATCGGCGGGGCAGTACCGTTCCTGGTCTCCGCCTTCCTCGTGCGGGCCGTGGGCCGGTCCGCCTTCCAGGTGGTGGAGGAGGTGCGCCGGCAGTTCCGGGAGATCCCGGGTCTTCTGGAGGGCCGGGCCCGACCCGAGTACTCCCGGTGCGTGGACATCGTGACCGCCGCGGCCCAGCGGGAGCTGTTGCCGAGCGCGTTGGTGGCCATCTCGGCGCCGGTGCTCGTGGGATTCGGGCTGGGGGCCGGGGCCCTGGGAGGGTATCTCGCGGGCGCCATCCTCACCGCGCAACTCCTGGCGGTGTTCATGGCCAACACCGGCGGGGCCTGGGACAACGCGAAGAAGAAGATCGAGGACGGCTACCTGGGCGGGAAGGGGACCGAGTACCACAAAGCGGCGGTGGTGGGGGACACGGTGGGCGATCCCCTCAAGGACACCGCGGGTCCGGCCCTCAACCCCATCATCAAGGTGATGAACCTGGTGGCCATCCTCATCGCCCCCCTGGTGATCGGGGACCTTCCCGGGGTCGCGCGAGGCGCGGTGGTGGTGGCCGCGCTCGTCGTGATCGCCCTCGCGGTGTGGATGAGCAAGCGCGGGGCGCTCGTGCAGCGGACAGGCGCGGTTCCCGTGCCGGAACTGGGGAAGTGA
- a CDS encoding DUF1850 domain-containing protein produces MRGTLLLLLLALPAAFSDAAPVSLCLRESPSFEIRYTHSVERTPVVETYRVQGKTLVLVGMRFRSSGWGLPSEGYVRQDGWFVLSGLHRPLDALRLRVTRLNRYVLVAERRALPLLSLAGDGGMLVLSADQTRDCARVLRIVRSSTARPGLVR; encoded by the coding sequence ATGCGGGGGACGCTCCTCCTCCTTCTCTTGGCGCTCCCGGCCGCCTTCTCCGATGCTGCCCCGGTTTCCCTCTGCCTGAGGGAATCCCCCTCCTTCGAGATCCGATACACGCACTCCGTGGAGCGGACTCCCGTGGTCGAGACCTACCGGGTTCAGGGGAAAACCCTCGTGCTCGTGGGGATGCGGTTCCGGTCCTCGGGGTGGGGACTCCCCTCGGAGGGCTACGTCCGGCAGGACGGGTGGTTTGTGCTCTCCGGTCTACACCGCCCCCTGGACGCCCTGCGCCTGCGCGTGACCCGGCTCAACCGGTACGTCCTCGTGGCAGAACGCCGCGCGCTTCCCCTCCTCTCGCTCGCGGGCGATGGCGGGATGCTCGTGCTCTCCGCGGACCAGACCCGCGACTGCGCCCGCGTGCTCCGGATCGTCCGCTCCTCCACCGCGCGGCCCGGATTGGTAAGATAA
- a CDS encoding DUF192 domain-containing protein, which translates to MRLLILVALLALATQPAGAPRFKRGVVILLQDSRRVVVQVEVADTPQARARGLMFRTHLPEDHGMLFLFESPQRLVFWMKNTLIPLSIAFMDARWRIVDIQDMDPPRPGGEIPIYVSRAEAQYALEVNQGFFGRHGITVGARARYRPLP; encoded by the coding sequence ATGCGGTTGCTGATCCTGGTGGCCTTGCTGGCCTTGGCAACCCAGCCGGCGGGGGCCCCGCGGTTCAAGCGGGGGGTGGTGATCCTCCTGCAGGATTCCCGGCGCGTGGTGGTGCAGGTGGAGGTGGCGGATACCCCGCAGGCCCGGGCGCGGGGCCTCATGTTCCGCACGCACCTTCCGGAGGACCACGGCATGCTGTTCCTGTTCGAATCCCCGCAGCGCCTCGTCTTCTGGATGAAGAACACCCTGATCCCCCTCTCCATCGCCTTCATGGACGCCCGCTGGCGGATCGTGGACATCCAGGATATGGATCCGCCCCGTCCGGGCGGCGAGATCCCCATCTACGTCTCCCGGGCGGAGGCCCAGTACGCCCTCGAGGTGAACCAGGGGTTCTTCGGACGGCACGGGATCACCGTGGGCGCCCGGGCCCGCTACCGACCGCTGCCCTGA